From one Henningerozyma blattae CBS 6284 chromosome 1, complete genome genomic stretch:
- the TBLA0A00520 gene encoding Ty3/Gypsy family RNase HI domain-containing protein — MVQQEKIRAVKEMPTPNTIKSAQSFLGMVNYYRNFIPQCSLLSKPIIEFISKKCDWSKKQDQAVITLKQKLCSAPVLVPFIPGDEYRLSTDASTIALGGVLERLHMGQLVGVIVYFSKTVNPTQARYPVGEIELLSIIQNLQHFKYYLHGHHFILRTDHISLLAYRNKKEPSARISRWLDFLAEFDFTLEYIKGSLNHVADALSRLATKNEITTNEVSKVAIIEEIEDPTLVFPINSIERITPVDWYEDWIQDP, encoded by the coding sequence ATGGtacaacaagaaaaaattcgAGCAGTTAAAGAGATGCCCACGCCAAACACAATTAAATCAGCTCAATCCTTTCTGGGAATGGTAAACTATTATAGGAATTTTATTCCCCAGTGCTCATTGTTGTCCAAAcctattattgaatttatttctaaaaaatgTGATTGGTCCAAGAAACAAGATCAAGCGGTTATTACtctaaaacaaaaattatgcTCAGCACCCGTACTAGTCCCATTTATTCCTGGTGACGAATACCGTCTTTCTACAGATGCTAGCACTATCGCTCTTGGTGGGGTACTAGAACGTTTACACATGGGACAACTTGTTGGtgtaattgtttatttttcaaaaactgTTAATCCTACTCAAGCACGTTATCCGGTTGGAGAAATAGAGTTGTTGTCTATCATTCAAAACTTACAACACTTCAAATACTATCTACATGGACACCACTTCATCTTAAGAACTGATCACATATCCTTATTGGCATACAGAAATAAGAAAGAACCCTCTGCAAGAATTTCACGATGGTTAGACTTCTTAGCTGAGTTTGATTTCACCTTAGAATACATTAAAGGATCACTTAATCATGTCGCAGATGCCTTAAGTAGACTGGCTACGAAAAATGAGATTACCACTAACGAAGTTAGTAAAGTTGCaataattgaagaaattgaagatcCAACTTTGGTATTTCCAATAAACAGTATAGAGAGAATCACCCCAGTTGATTGGTATGAAGATTGGATCCAAGACCCCTAG
- the TBLA0A00530 gene encoding uncharacterized protein (Ty like retrotransposon), with amino-acid sequence MIMVVVDRFSKRAHFIVTQISLGSVGTLDLFYRFIFAYHGFPRTIVSDRDIRFTSSFYKEVTERLGIKLLLSSSNHPQTDGQTESVNKTLGRLLRSYCSQDQDNWDHFLPQVEFVYNSTFQRSIPASPFEVDLGYVPNEPLLDIGNELSARNLSAVDLSKTIKAISLRTTDFLKRSQEDMESHASEARTVNDYKLGEYVLLHRDAYFTGGKYLKIQPIFLGPFNIVKIGKNTVELDLPSSFKKHRVINIKWIKKFVLDKDRYPKSLPRTSIERIQRVQEIIAVIGYDVESHEYYCKMKDVDPTLTCTYSLEEFNKLTSSKKSSLLNNFNTLVNTN; translated from the coding sequence ATGATCATGGTTGTAGTTGATAGGTTTTCTAAAAGAGCCCATTTCATCGTCACTCAAATATCCTTAGGATCTGTCGGTACGTTAGACTTATTTTATCGGTTTATTTTTGCTTATCATGGTTTTCCAAGAACGATTGTTTCAGATAGAGATATTAGGTTCACCAGCTCGTTTTACAAAGAAGTGACAGAAAGACTAGGcatcaaattattactatctTCCTCTAATCATCCACAAACAGATGGTCAGACGGAAAGCGTTAACAAAACCTTAGGTCGGTTACTAAGAAGTTACTGTTCACAAGATCAAGATAATTGGGACCATTTTCTTCCTCAGGTTGAATTCGTTTACAATTCCACGTTCCAACGTTCTATTCCAGCTTCACCATTTGAAGTAGATTTAGGTTACGTACCCAACGAACCATTACTAGACATTGGTAATGAACTGTCGGCGCGAAATCTATCCGCTGTTGACTTATCAAAAACCATTAAGGCGATTTCCCTAAGAACTACAGATTTCCTCAAGCGATCACAAGAGGATATGGAATCACATGCGAGTGAAGCTCGAACGGTCAATGATTACAAACTCGGTGAATATGTGTTACTCCACCGTGATGCATATTTTACTGGAGGAAAGTACTTAAAGATCCAACCCATATTTTTAGGACCATTTaatattgtaaaaataGGAAAAAACACCGTTGAACTTGATCTGCCATCCTCCTTTAAGAAACATAGGGTTATCAATATAAAATGGATAAAAAAGTTTGTATTAGACAAAGATAGGTACCCAAAAAGTCTACCAAGAACCTCGATTGAACGAATACAGCGTGTTCAGGAAATAATTGCAGTTATAGGCTACGATGTGGAAAGCCACGAATACTACTGCAAGATGAAAGATGTTGATCCCACTCTAACCTGTACATACTCGttagaagaatttaataagttAACAAGCTCAAAGAAATCATCGTTGTTAAACAATTTCAATACGCTTGTGAATACAAATTAA
- the TIM50 gene encoding protein translocase subunit TIM50 (similar to Saccharomyces cerevisiae TIM50 (YPL063W); ancestral locus Anc_8.527) — MLSSIRLSTRLSSRLLFSTPIVKHPSIRQIASRNLYNTSKLLNSKQSKDDKGKQSILTDDILARAGVDLDAEHSKMEGSQADEQASGNNGEAKPTEEQGRKRRKRQTSTDIKREKYANWFYIFTFSAITGAGLYLTRDWEPSESEELKDDIPNGYEPSLMYKRFRARFNSMFKYFQEPPFPDLLPPPPPPPYQRPLTLVLTLEDLLVHSEWSQKHGWRTAKRPGVDYFLGYLSQYYEIVLFSSNYMMYSDRIAEKLDPIHAFVSYNLFKEHCLYKDGVHIKDLSKLNRDEKKVLIIDVDPNSYKLQPENAIPMKPWDGQMDDKLIRLIPFLEYLATQQVSDVRPVLSSFTDKYNLPDEFDERVKKLKAKFHADQEKASSNWVMKVLGGLGGMPQTGKSKFPLDLIREEGEKNYVKFMKLVEEEKEKIKIQQEQLSGQTFTLKDYVEGNIPTPEEQMKLQLEKQKEIDEIFEERKKNQQKIALIND, encoded by the coding sequence ATGCTATCGTCTATAAGGTTATCCACAAGACTAAGCAGTAGATTATTGTTTTCAACACCTATTGTTAAACATCCATCTATACGACAAATAGCCTCAAGAAATCTTTATAATACATCTAAATTACTCAATTCGAAACAATCAAAGGATGATAAAGGGAAGCAATCTATTTTAACAGACGATATCCTAGCCCGTGCTGGTGTTGATTTAGATGCAGAACACTCAAAAATGGAAGGTTCGCAAGCAGATGAGCAGGCTAGTGGGAACAATGGAGAAGCTAAACCAACAGAGGAACAGGGCCGTAAACGTAGAAAAAGACAAACATCTactgatattaaaagagaaaaatatgCTAACTGGTTTTATATCTTTACATTCTCTGCCATTACAGGTGCAGGTTTATACTTAACTAGAGATTGGGAGCCTTCAGAAAGCgaagaattgaaagatGATATCCCAAACGGATATGAACCATCATTAATGTATAAGAGATTTAGAGCAAGATTTAATTCCATGTTCAAATACTTTCAAGAACCACCATTCCCTGATTTATTGCCCCCACCACCACCTCCACCTTACCAAAGACCTTTAACTCTTGTCTTAACTTTGGAAGATTTGCTAGTCCATTCTGAATGGTCTCAAAAACATGGGTGGAGAACTGCTAAGAGACCAGGTGTTGATTATTTCCTTGGTTATCTATCTCAATATTATGAAATTGTCTTATTCTCTTCGAATTATATGATGTATTCTGATAGAATTGCTGAAAAACTAGATCCAATTCATGCATTTGTTTCTTATAATTTGTTCAAAGAGCATTGTTTATATAAAGATGGTGTTCAcattaaagatttatcaaaattgaatagagatgaaaagaaagttttaattattgatgTTGATCCAAATAGTTATAAGTTACAACCAGAAAATGCAATTCCAATGAAACCATGGGATGGCCAGATGGAcgataaattaattagatTAATTCCctttttagaatatttagCTACTCAGCAAGTTTCTGATGTTAGACCTGTGTTGAGTAGTTTTACTGATAAGTACAATTTACCGGACGAATTCGATGAAAGagttaaaaaattgaaggCTAAGTTCCATGCTGATCAAGAAAAAGCATCTTCAAATTGGGTTATGAAAGTTTTAGGTGGTCTTGGCGGTATGCCACAGACAGGTAAATCTAAATTCCCATTGGACTTAATTAGAGAAGAAGGGGAAAAGAATTACGTGAAATTTATGAAATTagttgaagaagaaaaagaaaaaattaagattCAACAAGAGCAATTAAGCGGTCAAACTTTCACATTAAAAGATTATGTAGAAGGTAACATTCCGACTCCAGAAGAGCAAATGAAACTTCAGTTAGAGAAACAAAAGGAAATAGATGAAATTTTcgaagaaagaaaaaagaatcaaCAAAAAATAGCACTGATAAATGATTGA
- the CWC27 gene encoding putative peptidylprolyl isomerase CWC27 (similar to Saccharomyces cerevisiae CWC27 (YPL064C); ancestral locus Anc_8.528) — protein sequence MSIPSNLVPKTSDSCSIKTSKGTLLVELWTNECPSTVDAFIECCKDHTFVDKFFYWNDDASYPCIILDYQLNSKIAPIPSEYHSRLAFSTDGILGWDTQKQTWFITSEQWLTTNKDNNVFGKVVGDSRYVLRDIIKGEKDPDDNSQYLFPPIIQSIEILSRNVDTPKTIESIKLAPKKHTQNVKLHFNTEDENDDEQDTLPILTGNKRNYLTEEGNDILNQTPKKMKIKLHKSITGNTSSGLSKKNLILMTIFLIMTKEKMLHLNL from the coding sequence atgtCCATTCCTTCAAATTTAGTTCCCAAAACTTCTGACAGTTGTTCCATTAAAACAAGTAAGGGAACACTTCTTGTTGAATTATGGACTAATGAATGCCCAAGTACCGTTGATGCTTTTATAGAATGCTGTAAGGACCATACATTtgttgataaatttttctactGGAATGATGACGCCAGCTATCCCTGTATAATTCTagattatcaattaaacaGTAAAATTGCTCCAATCCCATCTGAATATCATTCAAGATTAGCTTTTTCTACAGACGGAATTTTAGGATGGGACACTCAGAAACAAACCTGGTTTATTACCAGTGAACAATGGCTTACTactaataaagataataatgtGTTTGGAAAAGTTGTGGGAGATTCGAGATATGTTTTAAGAGATATCATCAAAGGTGAAAAAGATCCAGATGACAATTCACAATATCTTTTCCCACCTATTATCCAGTCTATTGAGATTTTATCTAGAAATGTAGACACTCCCAAGACAATTGAATCTATCAAGCTGGCACCAAAGAAGCATACTCAGAATGTAAAATTACATTTTAATacagaagatgaaaatgatgatgaacaAGACACATTACCAATATTAACtggaaataaaagaaattaccTTACAGAAGAGGGTAACGATATCCTCAATCAGACTccaaagaaaatgaaaataaaacttcATAAAAGTATTACAGGGAATACGTCATCAGGGCtctcaaaaaaaaacctGATCTTGATGACCATTTTTCTCATTATGACGAAGGAGAAAATGTTGCATCTGAATCTTTAA
- the VPS28 gene encoding ESCRT-I subunit protein VPS28 (similar to Saccharomyces cerevisiae VPS28 (YPL065W); ancestral locus Anc_8.529): MSQYNPKLYEEIPLYDPSTNSRKERETLETLAEIYSIIIAIDQVEKAYLKDSITNDEYTNTLNKLLVQYKTYLSNDNDDVKKEFEDLYQFKNTYNIIAPNAITRIERGMPVTVEHAIMTEETSGKNMAGSKSSKNGKSSGGNGGKNIAEATGNFITIMDALKLNYRAKDQLHPLMADLLLSINKVTRSDFEHRSNLVEWIVKINKMKVNEQLTDDEARELLFDLDLAYKSFYTVLG; this comes from the coding sequence ATGTCACAATATAACCCAAAACTGTACGAAGAGATTCCATTATATGATCCATCTACCAATAGTCGAAAAGAAAGAGAAACTCTGGAGACCCTAGCGGAAATTTATTCGATTATCATTGCAATTGATCAAGTAGAGAAGGcatatttgaaagattctataacaaatgatgaatatacaaataccttaaacaaattattaGTTCAATACAAGACATACCTTTCAAacgataatgatgatgttaagaaagaatttgaagatttataccagtttaaaaatacatataatataatagcGCCAAATGCGATTACAAGGATTGAAAGAGGTATGCCTGTAACTGTTGAGCATGCAATTATGACGGAAGAAACCTCTGGTAAAAATATGGCAGGATCTAAAAGTTCTAAAAATGGTAAATCCAGTGGGGGCAATGGCGGTAAAAATATTGCAGAAGCTACGGGTAATTTTATCACAATAATGGATgcattaaaattaaactaCAGAGCAAAAGATCAACTTCATCCATTAATGGCCgacttattattatctatcAATAAAGTGACGAGATCAGATTTTGAGCACCGAAGTAATTTAGTTGAATGGATTGTtaagattaataaaatgaaaGTTAATGAGCAACTAACAGATGATGAAGCTAGAGAGCTATTGTTTGATTTAGATTTAGCTTATAAAAGCTTTTACACGGTTTTGGGCTGA
- the RGL1 gene encoding Rgl1p (similar to Saccharomyces cerevisiae YPL066W; ancestral locus Anc_8.530) — protein MTHPVISFKPSYNSVIRGCPGLPDTLPRIECELRIRSSDGKPFRIDKIEVCLKTVETLNSGLSFGSKSKFEKIQTHYRKNIMISEKLILGIDIPLTIALPDDVKETNFNPRFGKTITLFECNVHYTLPSSSNFSDGTNIRSFMQPVNVERYTYLATKRLYPPITKQAYSADKKFIVNYTIHNPCITSDDLLHVTIDIKPNLSGTISTNQRGLFSKKVKLKNLSYDIKEILEVQDSHMIDSREHILHSTIQNVGQVLDNTGIKLKSDIRICTKNEYFRQFESCMQEPSFLYKLPERETKYYKGKERTGFLVEETKTKLISNKSDSLIPFQYHTAITTFGKLFSIDYVLYMRFKISNGKDFELKHRIDISPWPLVQIKYIEQIIDEERETARYAKQFYENFGGIKRNKISGDLEYPSLPPVIYFYDEENLKKLNIFFDRSHKTPRRIPIIE, from the coding sequence atGACACATCCTGTGATATCCTTTAAACCTAGTTATAATTCGGTGATACGAGGCTGCCCAGGTTTACCAGATACCCTCCCGCGCATTGAATGTGAACTAAGAATAAGATCAAGTGATGGTAAGCCATTCAGAATAGATAAGATAGAAGTATGCCTTAAAACTGTAGAAACTTTGAACTCAGGCCTTTCATTTGGCTCCAAATCGAAATTTGAGAAAATCCAAACCCATTATAGAAAGAATATTATGATCTCCGAAAAGCTAATATTGGGAATTGATATTCCATTAACAATTGCCCTACCAGATGATGTAAAAGAAACAAACTTTAATCCGCGATTTGGAAAAACGATTACATTGTTCGAATGTAATGTTCATTACACCTTACCTTCGTCctcaaatttttcagatGGAACCAATATCCGGTCATTTATGCAACCAGTAAATGTAGAACGGTACACATATTTAGCAACTAAGCGTTTATATCCACCAATTACGAAGCAGGCCTATTCTGcggataaaaaatttatagtGAATTATACAATTCATAATCCATGTATAACGTCAGATGATCTTTTACATGTCACTATTGACATCAAACCAAATTTAAGTGGAACAATATCAACTAACCAACGTGGATTATTTAGTAAGAAAGTTAAACTTAAAAATTTGTCATAtgatataaaagaaatattagaaGTTCAAGATAGTCACATGATAGATTCCAGAGAGCATATATTGCATTCTACTATACAAAATGTAGGCCAAGTACTTGATAATACAGggataaaattgaaatcagATATTAGAATATGCACTAAGAACGAGTATTTTAGACAATTTGAATCATGTATGCAAGAACCTTCATTTTTATACAAATTACCTGAAAGAGAAACTAAATACTATAAAGGTAAAGAAAGAACAGGGTTTTTAGTTGAAGAAACAAAAACTAAGCTTATTAGTAATAAAAGTGACTCATTGATTCCATTTCAATATCATACTGCAATAACTACATTTggcaaattattttctatagaTTATGTGCTCTATATGAGGTTTAAAATAAGCAACGGTaaagattttgaattaaaacatCGAATTGATATTTCACCATGGCCACTAGTTCAAATAAAGTATATTGAGCAGATAATTGATGAAGAGCGTGAGACTGCTAGATATGCCAAACAAttttatgaaaattttggtggtataaaaagaaataagaTTTCTGGGGATTTAGAATATCCATCGCTCCCACctgtaatatatttttatgaCGAggaaaatttgaaaaagttgAACATTTTCTTTGATAGAAGTCATAAAACCCCCCGTAGAATTCCCATCATTGAATAA
- the MCM7 gene encoding DNA replication licensing factor MCM7 (similar to Saccharomyces cerevisiae CDC47 (YBR202W); ancestral locus Anc_8.531) → MSTTLPSIQIPVDYATLQNEINDFIQHFKNDSIVPTTTETDLSGEMHDSTVGTGPKYLNILLQVANRDLDTVTIELDDLLKYESEKFLTDPTRSDTSLVRAIQENAKHFIELFCKAIDDYMPLPTKDINYQDDVIDVILNQRRLRNERMISDRTDEIRTENLMDMDSAPASSLNEALREVVAEEAELFPPNLTRRYYLYFKPPSLQNPKTHSAKSYSKAGSSIPLSVRQIKGCHIGKLITVRGIVTRVSDVKPAVLVIAYTCDSCGYEIFQEINSKTFTPLSECTSKECEQNQTKGQLFMSTRASKFSPFQELKIQELSQQVPVGHIPRTLTIHVNGSLVRSMTPGDIVDVAGIFLPSPYTGFKALRAGLLTENYLEAQYVNQHKKKYSSFQMNTDTERHIQELVNSGNVYETLAKSIAPEIYGHLDVKKALLLLLVGGVNKTVGDGMKIRGDINICLMGDPGVAKSQLLKAICKITPRGVYTTGKGSSGVGLTAAVMRDPVTDEMILEGGALVLADNGICCIDEFDKMDDTDRTAIHEVMEQQTISISKAGINTTLNARSSILAAANPIYGRYNPRLSPLDNINLPAALLSRFDVLFLMLDVPSRESDEKLAEHVAFVHMYNKQPDLDFQPIETSQMREFIAYAKTKRPVMNETVNDYVVQAYIRLRQDSKRDINTKFSFGQATPRTLLAIIRLAQALAKLRLSETVDIEDVEEALRLVRVSKESLYQETNKSIEDENPTTKIFTIIRKMVQESGSANKKVLPYDTIIKTVRARGFTTAQLNSCIQEYSYLNIWHLTNENTILRFVDDDTVEASEGSGIRTPVVSQGTKAVNFSTSQAPIMRPNQPASSPQPDTDADGDISL, encoded by the coding sequence ATGAGCACTACTCTACCTTCAATTCAAATACCTGTGGATTATGCCACATTGCAGAATGAGATCAATGATTTTATTCAACATTTTAAGAATGATTCTATAGTACCAACTACTACAGAAACTGATCTGTCAGGTGAAATGCATGATTCTACTGTTGGTACTGGTCCAAAATATCTGAATATTTTACTACAAGTTGCTAACAGAGATCTCGACACAGTTACCATTGAATTGGATGATTTGTTGAAATATGAAAGcgaaaaatttttaacagACCCAACTCGTTCAGACACTAGCTTAGTGCGTGCCATTCAAGAAAATGCTAAGCATTTTATTGAACTATTTTGTAAAGCTATTGATGACTATATGCCCTTGCCTACAAAGGATATCAATTATCAAGATGATGTGATAGATGtgatattaaatcaaaGAAGATTAAGAAACGAAAGGATGATTTCAGATAGAACTGATGAAATTAGAactgaaaatttaatggaTATGGATTCTGCTCCAGCTTCCTCTTTAAACGAAGCTTTGAGAGAAGTAGTTGCTGAAGAAGCTGAATTATTTCCTCCAAATTTAACGAgaagatattatttatacttTAAGCCACCTTCTTTGCAAAATCCCAAAACTCATTCTGCAAAATCTTATAGCAAAGCTGGTAGTTCGATACCTTTATCCGTTAGGCAAATTAAGGGCTGTCATATTGGTAAATTAATAACTGTAAGAGGTATTGTCACAAGAGTTTCCGATGTAAAGCCTGCAGTCTTAGTCATTGCATATACATGTGATTCTTGTGGttatgaaatatttcaagaaattaattcCAAAACATTTACTCCTCTATCAGAATGTACATCCAAAGAATGTGAGCAAAATCAAACTAAGGGTCAACTGTTTATGAGCACAAGAGCCTCTAAATTTAGTCCTTTTCAAGAACTAAAAATCCAAGAATTATCACAGCAAGTCCCAGTTGGTCATATCCCAAGAACATTGACCATTCATGTCAATGGTTCACTTGTGAGATCTATGACTCCTGGTGATATAGTTGACGTTGCAGGTATATTTTTACCGTCTCCATATACAGGTTTTAAAGCATTAAGGGCAGGTCTATTAACTGAGAATTATTTGGAAGCTCAATATGTAAATCAGCataagaagaaatattcttctttCCAAATGAATACAGATACTGAAAGGCATATTCAAGAATTGGTAAATAGTGGTAACGTTTATGAAACTTTGGCTAAATCAATTGCACCAGAAATTTATGGTCATTTGGATGTCAAGAAGgctctattattattattagttggTGGTGTAAATAAAACTGTTGGTGATGGTATGAAAATTAGAGGTGACATAAACATTTGCTTAATGGGTGACCCTGGTGTGGCTAAATCTCAATTATTGAAGGCTATCTGTAAGATAACTCCAAGAGGTGTTTACACTACCGGTAAAGGTTCTTCGGGTGTAGGTTTAACGGCTGCGGTTATGAGAGACCCTGTTACTGACGAGATGATCTTAGAAGGTGGTGCTCTTGTTTTAGCAGATAATGGTATTTGTTGTATTGATGAATTCGACAAGATGGATGATACTGATAGAACTGCTATTCATGAAGTTATGGAACAACAAACGATATCTATTTCCAAGGCTGGTATTAATACCACTTTGAACGCTAGATCATCTATCTTAGCAGCTGCTAATCCTATTTATGGTAGATATAATCCTCGTCTTTCACCATTAGACAATATAAATTTACCGGCTGCGTTATTATCAAGGTTtgatgtattatttttgatgCTAGATGTTCCAAGTAGAGAAAGTGATGAGAAATTAGCAGAGCACGTAGCCTTTGTTCATATGTATAACAAACAACCTGATCTAGATTTTCAACCAATTGAAACCTCGCAAATGAGAGAGTTTATTGCATATGCAAAAACCAAAAGACCTGTCATGAATGAAACTGTAAATGATTATGTGGTTCAGGCCTATATCAGATTAAGACAGGACTCTAAAAGAGACATAAATactaaattttcttttggcCAAGCAACTCCAAGAACTCTATTGGCTATTATTAGATTGGCACAAGCTTTGGCTAAGCTACGGTTATCAGAAACTGttgatattgaagatgTTGAAGAAGCTTTAAGATTGGTTCGGGTTTCCAAAGAATCCTTGTATCAAGAAACTAACAAAAGCATTGAGGATGAAAACCCAACTACTAAGATCTTCACAATTATCAGAAAGATGGTACAAGAATCGGGATCAGCAAACAAAAAAGTTCTACCATATGACACTATTATCAAGACTGTGAGAGCCAGAGGTTTTACAACCGCACAATTGAACAGTTGTATACAAGAATActcatatttaaatatttggcATTtaactaatgaaaatactATATTAAGATTCGTAGACGATGATACTGTTGAAGCATCAGAAGGCTCTGGAATTAGAACACCAGTTGTTTCTCAAGGAACAAAAGCTGTAAATTTCTCGACTTCGCAGGCCCCAATTATGAGACCTAATCAGCCAGCTTCATCACCTCAGCCAGATACGGACGCTGATGGTGATATTAGTTTgtaa